In Chryseobacterium gleum, a single genomic region encodes these proteins:
- a CDS encoding YciI family protein, with the protein MKEFALIFRLKDISDFNPSPEQIRERMAWLGSIAAQNKLVDKGNTLLPARGTAKTVKPDNIVTDGPYTEIKEFISGYIIVRAESIDEAVEMAKGNPIFKIGGNIEVREILKANK; encoded by the coding sequence ATGAAAGAATTTGCATTGATCTTCAGACTGAAAGATATTTCTGATTTCAACCCTTCTCCGGAACAGATCCGGGAGCGTATGGCCTGGCTGGGAAGCATTGCAGCCCAAAACAAACTGGTGGATAAAGGGAATACTTTATTACCTGCTCGCGGTACCGCTAAAACTGTAAAGCCTGACAATATTGTAACGGACGGCCCTTATACCGAGATTAAGGAGTTCATCAGCGGATATATTATTGTACGGGCAGAATCTATAGATGAAGCAGTGGAAATGGCGAAAGGAAATCCTATCTTTAAAATCGGGGGGAATATTGAAGTCCGAGA
- a CDS encoding nuclear transport factor 2 family protein encodes MDNTTQNTAEQFIRYLNEENFDKAESCLDPDFKFIGVLGKRDGASVYIKDMKQMKFKYEILKTFTSGEDVCFWYNINMGEKTIESSGWYQIQDGKIHTLKVLFDPRPLLDK; translated from the coding sequence ATGGACAATACAACCCAAAACACAGCAGAACAGTTTATCCGGTATTTAAATGAAGAAAATTTTGACAAAGCGGAAAGTTGTCTTGATCCTGATTTTAAATTTATAGGAGTATTGGGAAAAAGAGACGGAGCTTCAGTCTATATTAAAGATATGAAGCAGATGAAATTCAAGTATGAAATTCTTAAGACTTTTACGTCCGGAGAAGATGTATGCTTCTGGTATAATATCAACATGGGAGAAAAAACAATAGAATCTTCAGGATGGTATCAAATACAGGATGGAAAGATCCATACTTTAAAGGTCCTGTTTGATCCGAGACCTTTACTTGACAAATAA
- a CDS encoding tetratricopeptide repeat protein produces the protein MMKTGICLCIILLGFNSITAQSAKIDTEKLLEYYETQRYADAAQYLQSIYPGETEDIKALSQIAYCNMMAGKLPEAEKNYLKINRLQPNSLPTLFSLAGINSRRGNVANAKAYLQQIIQLDSLNFSAYKQLAAYADKPESRLDYLKKANAINATDPDVAYDLSLTYSGLKQYQPAYDVLKTAIAADAENFTLQQALLPVANQLTKYPEVIETGEKLLKNHADINVMNDMGQAYFYVKDYQKCIMMYRTLEDMGVQNEGTFYYMALSYRELKDYNKAEIYAQKTIDEAISKHTTLYYAALAGIYEAKNQYNDAVTAYKRGLTFGTSNIIYYRLGLLYDLNLKQPKNAAMYYQLYLKNKPDQEKEKEQIAYAQGRIPLLK, from the coding sequence ATGATGAAAACAGGAATCTGTTTGTGTATTATTCTGTTGGGTTTTAACAGTATCACAGCCCAATCCGCAAAAATTGATACTGAAAAACTTCTTGAGTATTATGAAACACAACGTTATGCCGATGCAGCTCAGTATCTTCAGAGCATATATCCCGGAGAAACAGAGGATATAAAAGCCCTTTCGCAAATAGCTTATTGTAATATGATGGCCGGTAAACTACCGGAAGCAGAGAAAAACTATCTTAAAATTAACCGTCTTCAGCCGAACAGCCTGCCTACTCTATTCAGTTTGGCCGGTATTAATTCCAGACGGGGAAATGTTGCTAATGCCAAAGCCTATCTTCAGCAGATTATTCAGCTTGACAGCCTTAACTTCAGTGCTTACAAACAACTTGCTGCTTATGCAGACAAACCTGAGTCCAGACTCGATTATCTCAAAAAAGCCAATGCTATTAATGCTACTGATCCTGATGTAGCTTATGACCTTTCTTTAACCTACAGCGGCCTCAAACAATACCAGCCCGCTTATGATGTATTGAAAACAGCCATCGCTGCCGATGCGGAAAATTTCACTTTACAGCAGGCTTTATTACCGGTTGCGAACCAGCTAACCAAATATCCGGAAGTGATTGAGACCGGCGAAAAACTGCTGAAAAACCATGCTGACATCAATGTAATGAACGATATGGGACAGGCTTATTTTTATGTAAAGGATTATCAGAAATGCATTATGATGTACAGGACATTGGAAGATATGGGAGTGCAAAATGAAGGCACATTCTATTATATGGCCTTAAGTTATCGTGAGCTGAAAGATTATAATAAAGCTGAAATCTATGCACAAAAAACGATTGATGAAGCTATTTCAAAACACACCACTCTCTATTATGCTGCGCTGGCAGGTATTTATGAAGCCAAAAACCAGTATAACGATGCGGTAACCGCTTATAAAAGAGGATTAACATTCGGTACCAGCAATATTATTTATTACCGCTTAGGACTTCTCTATGACCTCAATCTGAAGCAGCCTAAAAATGCAGCCATGTATTATCAGCTATATCTTAAAAACAAGCCTGACCAGGAAAAGGAAAAAGAGCAGATTGCTTATGCTCAGGGAAGAATTCCTCTTTTAAAATAG
- a CDS encoding DinB family protein, which produces MEIKTVQSFIDYYGKIRERTNRIIEIVPPEHIDFTYKPGKFTIGDQIRHIAAIERYMYGETIAGKRSAYPGCGKELADGYENTVKFFNEMHSQTLEIINSLSDGDLTRKCLTPANSEISVWKWLRAMIEHEIHHRAELYIYLNLLDVKTPQIYGFSAEEVQEMSVKL; this is translated from the coding sequence ATGGAAATAAAAACAGTACAGTCATTCATAGATTATTATGGAAAAATAAGAGAAAGAACCAATCGTATTATAGAAATTGTTCCTCCCGAGCATATTGATTTTACCTATAAACCCGGAAAATTTACCATTGGTGATCAGATAAGACATATTGCAGCCATTGAACGTTATATGTATGGAGAAACCATCGCCGGAAAAAGAAGTGCCTATCCGGGATGTGGAAAAGAACTTGCCGATGGCTATGAAAACACCGTTAAATTTTTCAACGAAATGCACAGCCAGACCCTGGAAATCATCAACAGCCTTTCAGACGGGGATCTTACACGTAAATGTCTGACGCCGGCTAATAGTGAAATTTCCGTATGGAAATGGCTTCGGGCTATGATAGAACATGAAATCCATCACAGGGCAGAATTATACATCTATCTGAATCTTCTGGATGTAAAAACACCACAGATCTATGGATTTTCTGCAGAGGAAGTGCAGGAAATGAGTGTGAAATTGTAG